In Glycine max cultivar Williams 82 chromosome 7, Glycine_max_v4.0, whole genome shotgun sequence, a single window of DNA contains:
- the LOC100800681 gene encoding peroxisome biogenesis protein 2 isoform X1: MTLPSHDAWIHTSHTLLPRWKSLSLLSHQQSTLPISISRVNQVDAARLDVEMSAMLKEQLVKVFLLMKPGMLFQYEAELDAFLEFLIWRFSIWVDKPTPGIALMNLRYRDERAVEPRDKGMKSELVWRDLDSLLLRSFGIVLPLLVASIYGLAYNPSLLFVDGVILSRPLARRLWILIQRIEGIYRAASFGNLLIFLCTGRYRNLIERALRARLVYGSPNMNRAVSFEYMNRQLVWNEFSEMLLLLLPLLNSSSVKNLLRPFSKDKSSGSAEDGTACPICQATPTIPYVALPCQHRYCYYCLRTRCAAAPSFRCSRCSEPVVAMQRLGGVPTE; encoded by the exons ATGACTCTCCCTTCACACGATGCTTGGATTCACACTTCCCACACCCTCCTCCCCAGATGGAAATCTCTTTCCCTCCTCTCTCATCAG CAGTCAACTCTTCCAATTTCTATATCAAGAGTTAACCAAGTTGATGCAGCAAGATTGGACGTTGAAATGTCAGCCATGTTGAAAGAGCAGTTGGTTAAAGTGTTCTTATTAATGAAG CCAGGAATGTTATTTCAGTATGAAGCCGAGCTTGATGCTTTCCTTGAGTTTCTTATTTGGCGGTTCTCAATTTGGGTGGACAAGCCAACCCCAGGCATTGCTCTCATGAACCTGAGGTACAGAGATGAACGTGCAGTAGAACCAAGAGATAAAGGTATGAAG TCAGAACTGGTCTGGAGGGACCTGGACTCACTGTTGCTCAGAAGCTTTGGTATTGTGTTGCCACTGTTGGTGGCCAGTATATATGGGCTCGCTTACAATCCTTCTCTGCTTTTCGTAGATGGGGTGATACTGAgcag ACCGTTGGCTCGACGTTTATGGATCTTGATACAGCGGATAGAAGGAATATATAGAGCTGCTTCGTTTGGAAACCTGTTGATATTTCTTTGCACGGGAAG ATATCGAAATCTTATTGAAAGAGCATTACGAGCTAGGCTTGTATATGGAAGCCCAAATATGAATCGTGCTGTTAGCTTTGAATATATGAACCGGCAATTAGTTTGGAATGAATTTTCG GAAATGTTATTGTTGCTTCTCCCCCTACTTAATTCATCATCTGTGAAAAATCTTCTTCGACCTTTCTCTAAAGATAAATCATCGGGTTCAGCCGAGGATGGCACAGCATGTCCCATTTGCCAGGCTACTCCAACAATTCCTTATGTTGCTCTACCTTGTCAGCACAG ATATTGTTACTACTGTCTTAGGACACGATGTGCTGCTGCTCCATCATTTAGGTGTTCCAGGTGCAGTGAGCCTGTTGTTGCTATGCAACGGCTTGGTGGTGTCCCCACAGAATGA
- the LOC100802121 gene encoding transcription factor bHLH68 isoform X2, with product MMAGNPNWWTMHPPSLIPPQYVLGSSSIPFNSSTQNQEPPHSLSQLLFTGLPGEEERVAFSHFQSKKLDEWNEQMLNPSSIVPMADVIKQEVSQSGNLYHHGHDQEFQVSGAPWSHMVPVSSSPRSSVASFSSNNLLDFTYNKTDHRKNQLPDHTSECNSTATGGVYKKTKSQPSSSQPPLKVRKEKLGDRITALHQLVSPFGKTDTASVLLEAIGYIRFLQGQIEALSSPYLGNGSKNMRNPQSVHGERNSVFPEDPGQLLNDNGLKRKGAPNQDAKDKPRDLKSRGLCLVPVSCTQHVGNENGADYWAPAYGSGF from the exons ATGATGGCTGGGAACCCTAACTGGTGGACTATGCATCCACCATCTCTGATCCCTCCACAGTAtgttcttggatcttcttcaatTCCTTTTAATTCTTCTACACAAAACCAAGAGCCCCCTCACTCATTGAGCCAACTTCTTTT CACTGGTTTACcaggagaagaagagagagtTGCATTCAGTCATTTCCAATCAAAAAAGTTAGATGAATGGAATGAACAAATGCTTAACCCATCCTCTATCGTTCCTATGGCTGATGTAATAAAGCAAGAGGTTTCCCAAAGTGGCAACTTGTATCACCATGGACATGATCAGGAATTTCAGGTTTCTGGGGCACCTTGGTCACATATGGTACCAGTTTCTTCTTCCCCTAGGTCTAGTGTTGCTAGCTTCAGTAGCAATAATTTATTGGATTTCACTTACAACAAGACAGAccataggaagaaccaactaCCAGATCACACATCCGAG TGTAATAGCACAGCCACTGGTGGAGTTTACAAGAAGACTAAGAGTCAACCATCTTCAAGCCAACCACCTCTCAAG GTGAGAAAGGAGAAGTTAGGTGATAGAATAACAGCTCTTCACCAGCTAGTTTCCCCGTTCGGAAAG ACTGACACAGCTTCTGTCTTGTTAGAAGCCATTGGATACATAAGATTCCTTCAGGGTCAAATTGAG GCACTCAGTTCTCCTTACTTGGGCAATGGATCAAAAAACATGAGGAATCCACAGTCT GTACACGGAGAAAGAAATTCTGTATTTCCTGAGGACCCCGGTCAG CTGTTGAATGACAATGGCCTGAAAAGAAAGGGAGCTCCAAACCAg gaCGCAAAAGATAAGCCAAGGGACTTGAAGAGTAGAGGGCTGTGCTTGGTTCCTGTGTCATGTACCCAACATGTTGGAAATGAAAATGGAGCTGATTACTGGGCACCAGCATATGGAAGTGGATTTTAA
- the LOC100800681 gene encoding peroxisome biogenesis protein 2 isoform X2: MTLPSHDAWIHTSHTLLPRWKSLSLLSHQSTLPISISRVNQVDAARLDVEMSAMLKEQLVKVFLLMKPGMLFQYEAELDAFLEFLIWRFSIWVDKPTPGIALMNLRYRDERAVEPRDKGMKSELVWRDLDSLLLRSFGIVLPLLVASIYGLAYNPSLLFVDGVILSRPLARRLWILIQRIEGIYRAASFGNLLIFLCTGRYRNLIERALRARLVYGSPNMNRAVSFEYMNRQLVWNEFSEMLLLLLPLLNSSSVKNLLRPFSKDKSSGSAEDGTACPICQATPTIPYVALPCQHRYCYYCLRTRCAAAPSFRCSRCSEPVVAMQRLGGVPTE; this comes from the exons ATGACTCTCCCTTCACACGATGCTTGGATTCACACTTCCCACACCCTCCTCCCCAGATGGAAATCTCTTTCCCTCCTCTCTCATCAG TCAACTCTTCCAATTTCTATATCAAGAGTTAACCAAGTTGATGCAGCAAGATTGGACGTTGAAATGTCAGCCATGTTGAAAGAGCAGTTGGTTAAAGTGTTCTTATTAATGAAG CCAGGAATGTTATTTCAGTATGAAGCCGAGCTTGATGCTTTCCTTGAGTTTCTTATTTGGCGGTTCTCAATTTGGGTGGACAAGCCAACCCCAGGCATTGCTCTCATGAACCTGAGGTACAGAGATGAACGTGCAGTAGAACCAAGAGATAAAGGTATGAAG TCAGAACTGGTCTGGAGGGACCTGGACTCACTGTTGCTCAGAAGCTTTGGTATTGTGTTGCCACTGTTGGTGGCCAGTATATATGGGCTCGCTTACAATCCTTCTCTGCTTTTCGTAGATGGGGTGATACTGAgcag ACCGTTGGCTCGACGTTTATGGATCTTGATACAGCGGATAGAAGGAATATATAGAGCTGCTTCGTTTGGAAACCTGTTGATATTTCTTTGCACGGGAAG ATATCGAAATCTTATTGAAAGAGCATTACGAGCTAGGCTTGTATATGGAAGCCCAAATATGAATCGTGCTGTTAGCTTTGAATATATGAACCGGCAATTAGTTTGGAATGAATTTTCG GAAATGTTATTGTTGCTTCTCCCCCTACTTAATTCATCATCTGTGAAAAATCTTCTTCGACCTTTCTCTAAAGATAAATCATCGGGTTCAGCCGAGGATGGCACAGCATGTCCCATTTGCCAGGCTACTCCAACAATTCCTTATGTTGCTCTACCTTGTCAGCACAG ATATTGTTACTACTGTCTTAGGACACGATGTGCTGCTGCTCCATCATTTAGGTGTTCCAGGTGCAGTGAGCCTGTTGTTGCTATGCAACGGCTTGGTGGTGTCCCCACAGAATGA
- the LOC100800681 gene encoding peroxisome biogenesis protein 2 isoform X4, whose translation MTLPSHDAWIHTSHTLLPRWKSLSLLSHQSTLPISISRVNQVDAARLDVEMSAMLKEQLVKVFLLMKPGMLFQYEAELDAFLEFLIWRFSIWVDKPTPGIALMNLRYRDERAVEPRDKVRTGLEGPGLTVAQKLWYCVATVGGQYIWARLQSFSAFRRWGDTEQRPLARRLWILIQRIEGIYRAASFGNLLIFLCTGRYRNLIERALRARLVYGSPNMNRAVSFEYMNRQLVWNEFSEMLLLLLPLLNSSSVKNLLRPFSKDKSSGSAEDGTACPICQATPTIPYVALPCQHRYCYYCLRTRCAAAPSFRCSRCSEPVVAMQRLGGVPTE comes from the exons ATGACTCTCCCTTCACACGATGCTTGGATTCACACTTCCCACACCCTCCTCCCCAGATGGAAATCTCTTTCCCTCCTCTCTCATCAG TCAACTCTTCCAATTTCTATATCAAGAGTTAACCAAGTTGATGCAGCAAGATTGGACGTTGAAATGTCAGCCATGTTGAAAGAGCAGTTGGTTAAAGTGTTCTTATTAATGAAG CCAGGAATGTTATTTCAGTATGAAGCCGAGCTTGATGCTTTCCTTGAGTTTCTTATTTGGCGGTTCTCAATTTGGGTGGACAAGCCAACCCCAGGCATTGCTCTCATGAACCTGAGGTACAGAGATGAACGTGCAGTAGAACCAAGAGATAAAG TCAGAACTGGTCTGGAGGGACCTGGACTCACTGTTGCTCAGAAGCTTTGGTATTGTGTTGCCACTGTTGGTGGCCAGTATATATGGGCTCGCTTACAATCCTTCTCTGCTTTTCGTAGATGGGGTGATACTGAgcag AGACCGTTGGCTCGACGTTTATGGATCTTGATACAGCGGATAGAAGGAATATATAGAGCTGCTTCGTTTGGAAACCTGTTGATATTTCTTTGCACGGGAAG ATATCGAAATCTTATTGAAAGAGCATTACGAGCTAGGCTTGTATATGGAAGCCCAAATATGAATCGTGCTGTTAGCTTTGAATATATGAACCGGCAATTAGTTTGGAATGAATTTTCG GAAATGTTATTGTTGCTTCTCCCCCTACTTAATTCATCATCTGTGAAAAATCTTCTTCGACCTTTCTCTAAAGATAAATCATCGGGTTCAGCCGAGGATGGCACAGCATGTCCCATTTGCCAGGCTACTCCAACAATTCCTTATGTTGCTCTACCTTGTCAGCACAG ATATTGTTACTACTGTCTTAGGACACGATGTGCTGCTGCTCCATCATTTAGGTGTTCCAGGTGCAGTGAGCCTGTTGTTGCTATGCAACGGCTTGGTGGTGTCCCCACAGAATGA
- the LOC100802121 gene encoding transcription factor bHLH68 isoform X1, with the protein MMAGNPNWWTMHPPSLIPPQYVLGSSSIPFNSSTQNQEPPHSLSQLLFTGLPGEEERVAFSHFQSKKLDEWNEQMLNPSSIVPMADVIKQEVSQSGNLYHHGHDQEFQVSGAPWSHMVPVSSSPRSSVASFSSNNLLDFTYNKTDHRKNQLPDHTSECNSTATGGVYKKTKSQPSSSQPPLKVRKEKLGDRITALHQLVSPFGKTDTASVLLEAIGYIRFLQGQIEALSSPYLGNGSKNMRNPQSQQVHGERNSVFPEDPGQLLNDNGLKRKGAPNQDAKDKPRDLKSRGLCLVPVSCTQHVGNENGADYWAPAYGSGF; encoded by the exons ATGATGGCTGGGAACCCTAACTGGTGGACTATGCATCCACCATCTCTGATCCCTCCACAGTAtgttcttggatcttcttcaatTCCTTTTAATTCTTCTACACAAAACCAAGAGCCCCCTCACTCATTGAGCCAACTTCTTTT CACTGGTTTACcaggagaagaagagagagtTGCATTCAGTCATTTCCAATCAAAAAAGTTAGATGAATGGAATGAACAAATGCTTAACCCATCCTCTATCGTTCCTATGGCTGATGTAATAAAGCAAGAGGTTTCCCAAAGTGGCAACTTGTATCACCATGGACATGATCAGGAATTTCAGGTTTCTGGGGCACCTTGGTCACATATGGTACCAGTTTCTTCTTCCCCTAGGTCTAGTGTTGCTAGCTTCAGTAGCAATAATTTATTGGATTTCACTTACAACAAGACAGAccataggaagaaccaactaCCAGATCACACATCCGAG TGTAATAGCACAGCCACTGGTGGAGTTTACAAGAAGACTAAGAGTCAACCATCTTCAAGCCAACCACCTCTCAAG GTGAGAAAGGAGAAGTTAGGTGATAGAATAACAGCTCTTCACCAGCTAGTTTCCCCGTTCGGAAAG ACTGACACAGCTTCTGTCTTGTTAGAAGCCATTGGATACATAAGATTCCTTCAGGGTCAAATTGAG GCACTCAGTTCTCCTTACTTGGGCAATGGATCAAAAAACATGAGGAATCCACAGTCT caACAGGTACACGGAGAAAGAAATTCTGTATTTCCTGAGGACCCCGGTCAG CTGTTGAATGACAATGGCCTGAAAAGAAAGGGAGCTCCAAACCAg gaCGCAAAAGATAAGCCAAGGGACTTGAAGAGTAGAGGGCTGTGCTTGGTTCCTGTGTCATGTACCCAACATGTTGGAAATGAAAATGGAGCTGATTACTGGGCACCAGCATATGGAAGTGGATTTTAA
- the LOC100800681 gene encoding peroxisome biogenesis protein 2 isoform X3 produces MTLPSHDAWIHTSHTLLPRWKSLSLLSHQQSTLPISISRVNQVDAARLDVEMSAMLKEQLVKVFLLMKPGMLFQYEAELDAFLEFLIWRFSIWVDKPTPGIALMNLRYRDERAVEPRDKVRTGLEGPGLTVAQKLWYCVATVGGQYIWARLQSFSAFRRWGDTEQRPLARRLWILIQRIEGIYRAASFGNLLIFLCTGRYRNLIERALRARLVYGSPNMNRAVSFEYMNRQLVWNEFSEMLLLLLPLLNSSSVKNLLRPFSKDKSSGSAEDGTACPICQATPTIPYVALPCQHRYCYYCLRTRCAAAPSFRCSRCSEPVVAMQRLGGVPTE; encoded by the exons ATGACTCTCCCTTCACACGATGCTTGGATTCACACTTCCCACACCCTCCTCCCCAGATGGAAATCTCTTTCCCTCCTCTCTCATCAG CAGTCAACTCTTCCAATTTCTATATCAAGAGTTAACCAAGTTGATGCAGCAAGATTGGACGTTGAAATGTCAGCCATGTTGAAAGAGCAGTTGGTTAAAGTGTTCTTATTAATGAAG CCAGGAATGTTATTTCAGTATGAAGCCGAGCTTGATGCTTTCCTTGAGTTTCTTATTTGGCGGTTCTCAATTTGGGTGGACAAGCCAACCCCAGGCATTGCTCTCATGAACCTGAGGTACAGAGATGAACGTGCAGTAGAACCAAGAGATAAAG TCAGAACTGGTCTGGAGGGACCTGGACTCACTGTTGCTCAGAAGCTTTGGTATTGTGTTGCCACTGTTGGTGGCCAGTATATATGGGCTCGCTTACAATCCTTCTCTGCTTTTCGTAGATGGGGTGATACTGAgcag AGACCGTTGGCTCGACGTTTATGGATCTTGATACAGCGGATAGAAGGAATATATAGAGCTGCTTCGTTTGGAAACCTGTTGATATTTCTTTGCACGGGAAG ATATCGAAATCTTATTGAAAGAGCATTACGAGCTAGGCTTGTATATGGAAGCCCAAATATGAATCGTGCTGTTAGCTTTGAATATATGAACCGGCAATTAGTTTGGAATGAATTTTCG GAAATGTTATTGTTGCTTCTCCCCCTACTTAATTCATCATCTGTGAAAAATCTTCTTCGACCTTTCTCTAAAGATAAATCATCGGGTTCAGCCGAGGATGGCACAGCATGTCCCATTTGCCAGGCTACTCCAACAATTCCTTATGTTGCTCTACCTTGTCAGCACAG ATATTGTTACTACTGTCTTAGGACACGATGTGCTGCTGCTCCATCATTTAGGTGTTCCAGGTGCAGTGAGCCTGTTGTTGCTATGCAACGGCTTGGTGGTGTCCCCACAGAATGA